One Penaeus monodon isolate SGIC_2016 unplaced genomic scaffold, NSTDA_Pmon_1 PmonScaffold_241, whole genome shotgun sequence DNA segment encodes these proteins:
- the LOC119570303 gene encoding uncharacterized protein LOC119570303: MTRWSHELSFYSYTLTYKPGASHYMPDLLSRKISPIDEILNPQTVAAAQQEDPLWNEVRDYLQERRMPRQRIPLNLEEFELRVISIPSESPPWRESSETYCRLRDHYYFPQMLAETKRYVNSCLICQRRKGRAGRRAPYCHARSYTSHGESIGDLIDLLGSTHGNRYVLAIIDHFTRYLQLIPLPNKEAQTVANAFIKEYVTLFGPPRLLVADNGREFHNRLFSQVVKDALATLIGEHPNDWDEKATVCKTCPQQCCAQERGQQPLYLMTGRDGYFPRGVTNEIDGDEETAQVLRENLRDARIAAKDAARKAQQGWARDYNRRLRQRFDPAEGDLVLLRIFRHGGPGGALGPRWSKPARIVKKLGPVNFLIREPDPPHSEVNYHINQMRPYVPNREIVYPELDSESDVR; encoded by the exons ATGACTCGCTGGAGCCATGAGTTGTCTTTTTATAGTTACACCTTAACTTATAAACCTGGTGCTTCCCATTACATGCCTGACCTCTTGAGCAGAAAGATTTCCCCCATTGATGAAATCTTGAACCCACAGACCGTTGCCGCCGCTCAGCAAGAAGACCCTCTTTGGAATGAAGTTCGTGATTATTTGCAAGAACGCCGGATGCCTAGGCAAAGGATCCCGCTGAATCTCGAGGAATTTGAACTAAGAGTGATCTCTATACCATCTGAGAGTCCTCCCTGGAGA GAATCTTCAGAAACCTACTGTCGCCTCAGGGATCACTATTACTTTCCTCAAATGTTGGCCGAGACGAAGAGATATGTCAACTCTTGTCTTATCTGTCAACGGAGAAAAGGCCGTGCAGGAAGAAGGGCCCCTTACTGCCATGCCAGAAGTTACACATCCCATGGAGAGAGTATCGGTGATCTTATAGATTTGCTTGGATCTACCCATGGCAATAggtatgttctggcaattatagatCACTTCACCAGATATCTGCAGTTGATTCCTCTGCCTAATAAGGAAGCCCAGACAGTTGCTAATGCTTTTATCAAGGAGTATGTTACTCTATTCGGTCCACCTCGTCTACTAGTTGCAGATAATGGAAGAGAATTTCATAATAGGTTATTTTCTCAG GTGGTGAAAGATGCTTTGGCAACCTTGATAGGAGAACATCCTAATGATTGGGACGAGAAAGCTACCGTTTGTAAGACTTGCCCTCAACAGTGCTGTGCACAGGAGCGTGGTCAACAACCCCTTTATCTGATGACTGGCAGAGATGGATATTTCCCACGGGGTGTTACGAACGAGATTGACGGCGACGAGGAGACGGCCCAGGTGCTGAGGGAAAATCTACGAGATGCAAGGATAGCCGCCAAGGATGCTGCAAGGAAGGCCCAACAGGGATGGGCCCGAGACTACAATCGCAGACTGAGGCAGAGATTCGACCCAGCGGAAGGAGACCTCGTACTGCTACGTATTTTTCGTCATGGTGGTCCAGGCGGAGCACTGGGCCCAAGATGGAGTAAGCCTGCCAGGATTGTGAAGAAGCTTGGTCCAGTGAATTTCCTGATTCGAGAACCTGACCCTCCACACAGCGAggtgaattatcatattaatcaaatGCGTCCTTATGTGCCCAACAGAGAGATTGTCTATCCTGAGTTGGACTCCGAATCAGATGTTAGATGA